The following coding sequences are from one Nicotiana tabacum cultivar K326 chromosome 1, ASM71507v2, whole genome shotgun sequence window:
- the LOC107766035 gene encoding BTB/POZ domain-containing protein At1g63850-like, producing the protein MATTTTHLKFQTQPIKPKRRRCRETTITTSSSSVEESFSSSVFSPTPCSTQCLNETRKIDTPTIVSPENSWCCPASKSTVTPPPPSPPSSISASSSPSNLKIRYSPTTFPKVMESLGSTTTATFYGNGGGTPIPNNTHEAFPSSFSKFNSALTAGLLNPMSPPPSMDNKTRSSPTLFEMMANEPECIPRSTINNTPILNGGLNQKLSTSLMPQDKQALMQQRLLDLLACRSPGNQFNDSGSSDVKLTLSSKDGFSVAMNVHRQILVAHSRFFAVKLSEKWVKQQRNSGPFIVEIADCDDIEVYIETLRLMYCKDLRKKLMKEDVTKVLGILKVSAAIGFDAGVLSCLEYLEAAPWAEDEEEKVASLLSELRLEGVGAGEVLRRVSLDVTSGTESANGNEEVLLKLLHVVLEGKDEKARREMKGLVSKMLHENSSHNDLRKESLYSACNACLQLLRHHFLRAADADMVDVGQIARQADNLHWILDILIDRQIAEDFLRTWASQSELSEAHPKVPALHRYEVSRVTARLFVGIGKGQLLASKDARCSLLQTWLVPFYEDFGWMRRASRGLDRHLIEDGLSNTILTLPMALQQEILTSWFDRFLNSGDDCPNIQRGFEIWWRRAFWRRNGEPERPRQMRVMTATIENS; encoded by the exons ATGGCAACTACTACTACACATCTCAAATTCCAAACCCAACCCATTAAACCCAAACGTCGTCGTTGCCGTGAGACCACCATTACTACTTCCTCCTCTTCTGTTGAGGAGTCTTTTAGCTCTTCTGTTTTTTCGCCTACCCCCTGTTCGACACAATGCCTGAACGAAACTCGTAAGATTGATACACCTACTATTGTTTCTCCTGAGAACTCATGGTGTTGTCCTGCTTCTAAATCTACTGTCACACCCCCTCCACCCTCGCCGCCGTCATCCATTTCCGCTTCCTCCTCGCCTTCAAATCTCAAGATCCGGTACTCGCCAACTACATTTCCTAAAGTTATGGAATCTCTCGGCAGTACAACAACAGCCACCTTTTACGGTAATGGAGGAGGTACTCCTATCCCAAACAACACCCATGAAGCATTTCCATCATCTTTCAGTAAATTCAACTCTGCACTCACAGCAGGGCTTTTAAACCCTATGTCACCGCCACCTTCTATGGACAATAAGACTCGTTCAAGCCCGACCCTTTTTGAAATGATGGCAAATGAACCCGAATGCATTCCGagatcaacaatcaacaacaccCCCATTTTGAATGGGGGCTTAAATCAGAAGCTTTCTACTTCCCTTATGCCACAAGACAAACAGGCCTTAATGCAACAACGACTTCTGGATCTTTTAGCCTGTAGGAGCCCAGGGAATCAGTTTAATGATTCGGGTTCGAGTGATGTGAAGTTAACATTGAGTTCTAAGGATGGTTTCAGTGTTGCTATGAATGTTCATAGGCAGATCTTGGTGGCCCATAGTAGGTTTTTTGCTGTAAAGTTGTCTGAGAAATGGGTAAAGCAACAGCGGAATTCAGGTCCTTTCATTGTTGAGATTGCGGATTGTGATGATATTGAAGTGTATATTGAGACTTTGAGATTAATGTATTGCAAGGATTTGAGGAAAAAGCTCATGAAAGAAGATGTTAccaaagtccttggaatcttaaAG GTTTCTGCAGCAATTGGGTTTGATGCGGGGGTGTTGTCGTGCCTGGAGTATTTGGAGGCTGCTCCTTGGGctgaggatgaagaagaaaagGTGGCTTCACTATTGTCTGAGCTTCGTCTTGAAGGGGTAGGTGCTGGGGAAGTTTTAAGGAGGGTATCTCTTGATGTTACATCAGGGACAGAGAGTGCAAATGGGAATGAGGAAGTGCTTCTCAAGTTATTGCATGTGGTTCTTGAAGGGAAGGATGAGAAGGCGAGGCGGGAGATGAAAGGCTTAGTATCCAAAATGTTGCATGAGAATTCATCTCATAATGACTTGAGGAAGGAGTCACTGTATTCAGCTTGCAATGCATGTCTGCAATTGCTCCGCCACCATTTTTTACGGGCAGCAGATGCAGATATGGTGGATGTGGGTCAGATTGCTCGACAGGCTGATAATCTGCATTGGATTTTGGATATCTTGATTGATAGACAGATAGCTGAAGATTTTTTGAGGACTTGGGCTTCTCAGTCGGAATTATCTGAGGCACATCCTAAGGTGCCTGCACTTCATAGGTATGAGGTTAGTAGGGTTACGGCTAGACTGTTTGTTGGTATCGGTAAAGGGCAATTACTAGCTTCCAAGGATGCTAGGTGCTCTCTTTTACAGACATGGTTAGTGCCATTCTATGAAGATTTTGGATGGATGAGGAGGGCATCAAGAGGTCTTGACCGGCATTTAATTGAGGATGGTCTCAGTAATACTATTCTGACCCTACCAATGGCATTGCAGCAAGAAATTCTAACATCTTggtttgatcggtttttaaactCTGGTGATGACTGCCCAAATATCCAGAGGGGATTTGAGATTTGGTGGAGAAGGGCTTTCTGGAGGCGAAATGGTGAGCCTGAACGGCCTCGTCAAATGCGTGTCATGACTGCAACAATTGAGAACTCTTGA